Proteins encoded in a region of the Acipenser ruthenus chromosome 11, fAciRut3.2 maternal haplotype, whole genome shotgun sequence genome:
- the LOC117427664 gene encoding 26S proteasome non-ATPase regulatory subunit 9-like, whose translation MSEGNNSTTTSSAITIEDVQNLVKKKDEIEEQIKAYYDVLEDQKGVGMTGPLVDAEGFPRGDIDVYQVRNARHNVACLQNDHKEIMQQTEEALYRLHAYEREKREKDKTQAKAEALEQDLPLPHPFAKVDAVTPGSPASISGLQVGDEIFEFGTVNSLNFQNLQNIASVVQHSEGKPLSIAVIRSGKKVHLGLTPQRWSGRGLLGCNILPLQR comes from the exons ATGTCAGAGGGAAACAACAGCACAACAACGAGCTCTGCGATAACTATTGAGGACGTTCAAAACCTGGTCAAAAAGAAAGATGAAATAGAAGAACAAATTAAAGCTTACTATGACGTTCTGGAGGAT caaaagggTGTTGGCATGACTGGGCCATTAGTGGACGCAGAGGGCTTCCCACGAGGAGATATTGACGTCTACCAAGTGCGCAATGCCAGACATAACGTCGCGT GTTTACAGAATGACCACAAGGAAATCATGCAGCAGACTGAAGAGGCGCTGTACCGGCTACACGCCTACGAGAGAGAGAAGCGTGAGAAGGACAAGACCCAGGCCAAAGCAGAGGCTCTGGAGCAGGACCTGCCTCTCCCCCATCCCTTCGCTAAAGTGGACGCTGTCACGCCGGGCTCCCCAGCCAGCATATCT GGATTACAAGTTGGAGATGAGATTTTTGAATTCGGCACTGTGAATTCTCTAAACTTTCAGAACCTACAGAACATTGCTTCAGTGGTGCAGCACAGCGAGGGG AAACCCCTGAGTATAGCTGTGATCCGCAGTGGAAAGAAGGTACACTTGGGGCTCACGCCACAGCGATGGAGTGGAAGGGGTCTGCTTGG CTGCAACATTCTCCCACTGCAGAGATAA